A single genomic interval of Hevea brasiliensis isolate MT/VB/25A 57/8 chromosome 4, ASM3005281v1, whole genome shotgun sequence harbors:
- the LOC110657255 gene encoding photosystem I reaction center subunit III, chloroplastic produces MSLTIPANLSKPMLKPKLGPSLSASSSRSIIVCSASQTPEKDSSKSPLQAFSAALALSSILLSAPLPALADISGLTPCKESKQFAKREKQQIKKLENSLKVYAPDSAPALAIKATIEKTKRRFDNYGKQGLLCGSDGLPHLIVSGDQRHWGEFITPGILFLYIAGWIGWVGRSYLIAIRGEKKPAMKEIIIDVPLATSLIFRGFSWPVAAYREFVNGDLVVKDV; encoded by the coding sequence ATGTCTCTTACAATACCTGCCAATCTCTCAAAACCCATGTTGAAGCCAAAACTTGGCCCTTCATTATCAGCTTCTTCGTCAAGATCCATTATTGTATGCTCTGCCTCTCAAACCCCAGAAAAAGACTCCTCTAAATCACCACTCCAAGCTTTCTCCGCCGCGCTTGCCCTGTCTTCTATCCTCTTATCTGCCCCACTCCCCGCCTTGGCTGACATCTCCGGCCTCACACCATGCAAAGAATCCAAACAGTTCGCTAAACGCGAGAAGCAGCAAATCAAGAAGCTGGAAAATTCTTTGAAGGTGTATGCTCCTGATAGCGCACCTGCTTTGGCGATCAAGGCAACGATAGAGAAGACGAAACGCAGATTCGATAACTATGGGAAACAGGGTTTGTTATGTGGGTCTGATGGGCTTCCTCATTTGATTGTGAGCGGTGACCAGAGGCACTGGGGTGAGTTCATCACTCCTGGGATCTTGTTCTTGTATATTGCAGGGTGGATTGGGTGGGTTGGTAGGAGTTATTTGATCGCTATAAGAGGTGAGAAGAAGCCAGCAATGAAGGAGATCATCATTGATGTTCCTTTGGCTACCAGCTTGATTTTCAGAGGATTTTCTTGGCCTGTTGCTGCTTACAGAGAGTTCGTTAATGGTGACCTTGTGGTCAAGGATGTTTAA